The following coding sequences lie in one Borrelia hispanica CRI genomic window:
- a CDS encoding DUF603 domain-containing protein, producing MNKVKRAYEDYAMYFNEDRLSDAEIAKELCVSRANVCKMRQKWEISQDNPKEFDSDNKITICKTTLNSVLDRVLENNAKARELKSQFSITKSQLGLKFMKAFNNYLELELEDCIEEIDLLEREIKMSKKKGNSRELQDKKIKLKDLKREKEDKTMKLCYETMKKLKIADLDEGRFKFGG from the coding sequence ATGAATAAAGTAAAGAGGGCATATGAAGATTATGCCATGTATTTTAATGAAGATCGATTAAGTGATGCTGAAATAGCAAAAGAGCTTTGTGTGTCACGAGCTAATGTATGTAAGATGAGACAAAAATGGGAGATTAGTCAAGATAATCCAAAAGAGTTTGATAGTGATAATAAAATAACCATTTGTAAAACTACTCTTAATAGTGTCTTAGATCGAGTACTTGAAAACAATGCCAAAGCACGTGAGCTTAAAAGTCAATTTAGTATAACGAAAAGTCAACTTGGACTTAAGTTTATGAAGGCATTTAATAATTATTTAGAATTAGAACTTGAGGATTGTATAGAAGAAATAGATCTATTGGAGAGAGAGATTAAAATGAGTAAAAAGAAAGGAAATAGTAGAGAACTTCAAGATAAGAAAATTAAACTTAAAGATTTAAAACGTGAGAAAGAAGATAAAACAATGAAGTTATGTTATGAAACAATGAAGAAACTCAAAATCGCAGACTTAGATGAGGGTAGATTTAAGTTTGGAGGATAA